One Paludisphaera rhizosphaerae genomic window carries:
- the mutL gene encoding DNA mismatch repair endonuclease MutL: MGVIQKLPPSVVNQIAAGEVVERPASVVKEMMENAIDAKARRLEVSVERGGKDLIRIADDGEGMSPEDLPLAFTPHATSKLQTAEDLHRVRTLGFRGEALAAIAEISKVRCQTRRADASEGSEVQIEAGVAGPIKSCGCPVGTVMEVRNLFFNTPVRRAFLKSDSTEAGHVAETFARVALAHPEVHMTFRSSGKIVHDLPAVAGIRERIAAFFGRELAESLLWVEGKLDQTSLWGYVGHPSQSRSSTKGQYLFLGGRYVRDRSLSHALNEAYRGLLMVGRNPVAFLNLEIPPEEVDVNVHPTKIEVRFRDPQRVYSHLLSTLRQTFLGSDLHSRLQPVPGGKPTGPPTPVVEEPAPSWSPPANRPTPTPPASPAFNLDSEPADRQEIAAWFQPSRKPASPPMIPDSVGQIQPPEWSHSLPGRFEFAKGEAFNEFSSLEERRDEAPIQAAPSPAPVRLEPARPEPRREVDPVGHAKAIQVHDSYLIAETSEGMMVIDQHALHERIIYEELRKRVAEGRVESQGLLVPEPVHMAADEAAVVLEHADLLATLGLEIEGFGGDTVLVRSVPAMLSGLQPDRLLHDLGEHLATQPIPPTRDGLVAELLHMVSCKAAIKAGQKLTAEEIDALLERRELAADAHHCPHGRPTALIFTKSELEKQFGRI, from the coding sequence GGTGTCATCCAAAAACTGCCGCCGTCGGTGGTGAATCAGATCGCCGCGGGCGAGGTCGTGGAGCGCCCGGCTTCGGTCGTCAAGGAGATGATGGAGAACGCGATCGACGCCAAGGCCCGTCGGCTGGAGGTGAGCGTCGAGCGCGGGGGGAAGGACCTGATCCGGATCGCCGACGACGGCGAGGGGATGTCGCCCGAGGATCTCCCGCTGGCCTTCACCCCCCATGCGACGAGCAAGCTCCAGACGGCCGAGGATCTCCACCGGGTGCGCACCCTTGGGTTCCGAGGCGAAGCTCTGGCGGCCATCGCCGAGATCTCCAAGGTGCGCTGCCAGACTCGGCGGGCCGACGCTTCGGAGGGGTCGGAGGTCCAGATCGAGGCCGGCGTCGCGGGGCCGATCAAGAGCTGCGGCTGCCCGGTCGGCACCGTCATGGAGGTCCGCAACCTCTTTTTCAACACGCCGGTACGGCGCGCCTTCCTGAAGTCGGATTCGACCGAGGCCGGGCACGTCGCCGAGACCTTCGCTCGGGTCGCCCTGGCGCATCCCGAGGTCCACATGACCTTTCGGTCGTCGGGGAAGATCGTCCACGACCTGCCGGCCGTCGCCGGGATCCGGGAGCGGATCGCCGCCTTTTTCGGCCGTGAGTTGGCTGAGTCGCTCCTCTGGGTCGAGGGGAAGCTCGATCAGACGAGCCTCTGGGGATACGTCGGCCACCCCTCGCAGAGCCGGTCCAGCACGAAGGGCCAGTATCTGTTCCTGGGCGGCCGGTACGTCCGCGACCGCAGCCTGAGCCACGCCCTCAACGAGGCTTATCGCGGGTTGTTGATGGTGGGCCGGAATCCCGTGGCCTTCCTCAACCTGGAAATCCCCCCCGAGGAGGTGGACGTGAACGTCCACCCGACCAAGATTGAGGTCCGATTCCGCGACCCCCAGCGCGTCTACAGCCACCTCCTCTCCACGCTCCGTCAGACGTTCCTCGGCAGCGACTTGCACAGCCGGCTTCAGCCAGTCCCCGGCGGCAAGCCGACCGGCCCGCCGACGCCCGTCGTCGAGGAGCCTGCCCCGTCCTGGTCGCCTCCGGCAAACCGGCCGACGCCGACTCCTCCGGCGAGTCCGGCCTTCAACCTGGACTCCGAACCGGCCGACCGTCAGGAGATCGCCGCGTGGTTCCAACCCTCGCGGAAGCCGGCCTCGCCGCCGATGATCCCGGACTCCGTCGGTCAGATCCAGCCGCCGGAATGGTCGCACTCGCTGCCGGGCCGGTTCGAGTTCGCCAAGGGGGAAGCGTTCAACGAGTTCTCATCGTTGGAGGAACGGCGCGACGAGGCCCCGATCCAGGCAGCGCCTTCCCCTGCGCCGGTCCGGCTCGAGCCCGCCCGCCCGGAGCCTCGCCGCGAGGTCGATCCCGTCGGCCACGCGAAGGCCATCCAGGTCCACGACAGCTACCTGATCGCCGAGACGAGCGAGGGGATGATGGTCATCGACCAGCACGCCCTCCACGAGCGGATCATCTACGAGGAGCTGCGCAAGCGCGTGGCGGAAGGGCGCGTCGAGTCGCAGGGGCTGCTGGTCCCGGAGCCCGTCCACATGGCGGCCGATGAGGCGGCCGTCGTGCTGGAGCATGCCGACCTGCTGGCGACGCTGGGCCTGGAGATCGAGGGATTCGGCGGCGACACGGTTCTCGTTCGGAGTGTCCCCGCGATGCTCTCCGGCCTCCAGCCCGACCGGCTGCTGCACGATCTGGGCGAGCATCTGGCGACGCAGCCGATTCCTCCCACGCGCGACGGGTTGGTGGCCGAGCTGCTCCACATGGTCTCGTGCAAGGCGGCCATCAAGGCAGGGCAGAAACTGACGGCCGAGGAGATCGACGCGCTGCTTGAACGCCGCGAACTGGCCGCTGATGCTCATCATTGTCCACATGGCCGCCCTACGGCTCTGATTTTCACCAAGAGTGAATTGGAGAAGCAGTTTGGGCGTATCTGA
- a CDS encoding DUF1049 domain-containing protein produces MAYQYKRRRPSIIRNFWVYRRLIGTAMLMGLMLWFIWANNEQVKVSFPFRIGTYDSSVGVVILLSALCGSLLTVLAMTVYFALRKIRSGQAPSDTVETCDLDDDRPPSDYAAKTEDGIRNSQW; encoded by the coding sequence ATGGCGTATCAATACAAGCGGCGCCGGCCGTCCATCATCCGGAACTTCTGGGTCTACCGTCGGCTGATCGGCACGGCCATGCTCATGGGCCTGATGCTCTGGTTCATCTGGGCCAACAACGAGCAGGTGAAGGTCTCATTTCCTTTTCGCATCGGGACTTACGATAGTTCCGTGGGCGTCGTCATTCTCCTCAGCGCCTTGTGCGGGTCACTCCTGACGGTGCTGGCGATGACGGTTTACTTCGCCCTTCGGAAGATCCGGTCGGGGCAGGCGCCCTCTGATACGGTGGAGACGTGCGATCTTGACGATGATCGGCCTCCGTCCGACTACGCGGCGAAAACTGAGGACGGAATTCGCAATTCTCAATGGTGA
- a CDS encoding prepilin peptidase, which yields MFVSWPILVFLGFGVFCVGTVVGSFLNVCIYRLPWQKSVIWPASHCPRCHGALSPSDNIPIIGWIALRGECRMCGLPISARYPLIEALVGLLFLGLYVVDVLLAPTEAWGQIPVSALATLGYHCLFMALLVAATFIDYDLMIIPDEVTVTGMVLGIGLGTLFPWIRPEPSTAVSHWAGLGVGILGLLAGAGLTAFIRSSFSFLLRREAMGFGDVTLMGMIGAFLGWQAAVLSFFLFPFFGLAHAGWKLMKYIGKRMAGIQSSSADREIPAGPYISMAAAFLMYSWPWLWPLWARNLFEMLHAIFWFMLGVNVGPLR from the coding sequence GTGTTCGTAAGCTGGCCGATCCTGGTCTTCCTGGGTTTCGGCGTCTTCTGCGTGGGGACGGTCGTCGGCAGCTTTCTGAACGTCTGCATCTACCGTCTTCCCTGGCAGAAAAGCGTCATCTGGCCGGCCTCCCACTGCCCGCGATGCCACGGGGCGCTCTCGCCTAGCGACAACATCCCGATCATCGGCTGGATCGCTCTCCGCGGCGAATGCCGGATGTGCGGCCTGCCGATCTCGGCCCGCTACCCGCTGATCGAGGCCCTGGTAGGCCTGCTGTTCCTGGGGCTTTACGTCGTCGACGTGCTTCTGGCGCCCACGGAAGCCTGGGGGCAGATCCCCGTCTCGGCCCTGGCGACCCTCGGTTACCACTGCCTTTTCATGGCCCTCCTCGTCGCGGCCACGTTCATCGACTACGACCTGATGATCATCCCCGACGAGGTCACAGTCACCGGGATGGTGCTGGGGATCGGTCTGGGGACGCTCTTCCCCTGGATTCGCCCGGAGCCCTCGACGGCCGTCAGCCACTGGGCGGGGCTGGGCGTGGGGATCCTCGGCCTCCTGGCGGGGGCTGGGCTGACGGCTTTCATCCGGTCGTCGTTCTCGTTCCTGCTGCGTCGCGAGGCCATGGGATTTGGCGACGTGACCCTGATGGGAATGATCGGCGCGTTCCTGGGATGGCAGGCGGCCGTTTTGAGCTTCTTCCTCTTCCCATTCTTCGGCCTGGCCCATGCGGGCTGGAAGTTGATGAAGTACATCGGGAAACGGATGGCCGGCATCCAATCCTCGAGCGCCGATCGCGAAATACCCGCAGGGCCTTACATTAGCATGGCCGCCGCGTTCTTGATGTACAGTTGGCCGTGGCTCTGGCCCCTCTGGGCCAGGAACCTCTTCGAGATGCTCCACGCCATCTTCTGGTTCATGCTGGGGGTGAACGTGGGGCCATTGCGATAA
- a CDS encoding shikimate kinase yields MSEATKGSGLVLVGYRGTGKSTVGRLLAERTGRTFFDVDDEIVARAGRTIRAIFEESGEPVFRELEEAVVRDLTKTHPGAVLGTGGGTILRESNRQALRSFGLVAWLRAEADELARRLEADAITREHRPALTSKGTLEEIVEVLAYRTPFYEEVAHVAVDAQTHGPAEVADLILDHWKPSKGQTLAEGAPSCS; encoded by the coding sequence ATGAGCGAAGCGACGAAGGGGTCGGGCCTGGTGCTGGTGGGCTATCGCGGCACGGGGAAATCGACGGTCGGCCGGCTCCTCGCCGAGCGGACCGGGCGGACGTTCTTCGACGTCGACGACGAGATCGTCGCCCGCGCAGGACGGACCATCCGGGCGATCTTCGAGGAGTCCGGCGAGCCCGTCTTCCGCGAGTTGGAAGAGGCCGTGGTCCGCGACCTGACCAAGACCCACCCCGGGGCCGTTCTGGGAACCGGCGGCGGGACGATCCTGCGCGAGTCGAACCGCCAGGCGCTCCGGTCGTTCGGCCTCGTCGCCTGGCTCCGCGCCGAGGCCGACGAACTGGCCCGCAGGCTGGAAGCCGACGCGATCACCCGTGAGCATCGACCGGCCCTGACCTCCAAGGGGACGCTCGAAGAGATCGTCGAGGTGCTCGCGTATCGGACCCCGTTCTACGAGGAGGTCGCCCACGTCGCCGTCGACGCCCAAACGCATGGGCCGGCGGAGGTCGCCGACCTGATCCTGGATCACTGGAAGCCGTCGAAGGGTCAGACGCTGGCGGAGGGAGCCCCCTCGTGTTCGTAA
- the aroE gene encoding shikimate dehydrogenase — MAVICTTIGRGRHSSLLEEWKAAAEAGADMVELRVDCLRRDPDLKRILKVRHTPCVFTLRRGADGGMWRGDEEKRRQLLREAIVMGVDYVDLESDVAGDIRRYGSTKRLVSYHNLKKVPDDLDEVVGKCNECDPDVVKIAVAAGSLAEASRVLHLGVGAKHPMITIAMGERNLFTRILNAKYGAPFTYAGFNPERVFAPGMPYLNELKRDFFYDQINAETEVYGVLGDPIGHSLSPAVHNTAFRHLGLNKVMVPFQVAKGGLEEFFRELAWVGIKGCSVTIPHKEDLIPLLQHKENAVERVGACNTVVIAADGSKTGYNTDYRASMDSLEELMGKSEAPDAPSPLLDKQALILGAGGVARSIAFGLQRRGAAVTIMNRHDERGKQLAEDVGCKSANWSQRATQIVDIVVNCTPVGMHPNVDDTPMPPSAFPRSEIIVFDTIYHPENTMMLKLARQRGCKTLTGVDMFVRQAALQFKLYTGQDAPVDVMRSVMKRKLGHLKDA; from the coding sequence ATGGCTGTGATCTGTACGACGATCGGGCGGGGCCGGCATTCCTCGCTTCTGGAGGAGTGGAAGGCCGCGGCTGAGGCTGGGGCCGACATGGTGGAGCTTCGCGTCGACTGCCTCCGACGCGACCCCGACCTGAAACGAATCCTCAAGGTGCGGCACACCCCCTGCGTCTTCACGCTCCGTCGCGGCGCCGACGGCGGCATGTGGCGGGGCGATGAGGAGAAGCGCAGGCAACTCCTGCGTGAAGCCATCGTGATGGGCGTCGACTACGTCGATCTGGAGAGCGACGTCGCCGGCGACATCCGTCGGTACGGCAGCACCAAGCGGCTGGTCAGCTATCACAACCTCAAGAAGGTCCCCGACGACCTCGACGAGGTGGTCGGCAAGTGCAACGAGTGCGACCCCGACGTCGTCAAGATCGCCGTCGCCGCCGGCTCGCTCGCCGAGGCCTCGCGAGTCCTCCATCTCGGCGTCGGCGCCAAGCACCCGATGATCACGATCGCGATGGGTGAACGGAATCTGTTCACCCGTATTCTCAACGCCAAGTACGGCGCTCCGTTCACCTACGCCGGCTTCAACCCCGAGCGCGTCTTCGCCCCGGGCATGCCGTATCTGAATGAACTGAAGCGGGACTTCTTCTACGACCAGATCAACGCCGAGACCGAGGTCTACGGCGTGCTCGGCGATCCCATCGGCCACAGCCTGAGCCCGGCCGTCCACAACACGGCGTTCCGACATCTCGGGCTGAACAAGGTCATGGTCCCCTTCCAGGTCGCCAAGGGGGGACTGGAAGAGTTCTTCCGCGAACTGGCCTGGGTCGGAATCAAGGGGTGCAGCGTCACCATCCCCCACAAGGAAGACCTCATCCCCTTGCTCCAACACAAGGAGAACGCCGTCGAACGCGTCGGCGCGTGCAATACGGTGGTGATCGCCGCGGACGGGTCGAAGACGGGCTATAACACCGACTATCGGGCGTCGATGGATTCGCTCGAAGAGCTTATGGGGAAGAGCGAGGCGCCCGACGCCCCCAGCCCGCTGCTCGACAAGCAGGCCCTGATCCTGGGCGCCGGCGGCGTGGCCCGCTCGATCGCCTTCGGCCTCCAGCGCCGTGGGGCCGCGGTCACCATCATGAACCGCCACGACGAACGCGGGAAGCAACTCGCAGAAGACGTCGGCTGCAAATCGGCGAACTGGTCCCAGCGAGCGACCCAGATCGTCGATATCGTCGTCAACTGCACCCCGGTCGGGATGCACCCGAACGTCGATGACACGCCGATGCCCCCTTCGGCGTTCCCGAGGTCGGAGATCATCGTCTTCGACACGATCTACCACCCCGAGAACACGATGATGCTCAAGCTGGCTCGCCAGCGAGGGTGCAAGACGCTGACGGGCGTGGACATGTTCGTCCGCCAGGCGGCACTGCAGTTCAAGCTGTACACGGGCCAGGACGCCCCCGTCGATGTGATGCGGAGCGTCATGAAGCGCAAACTGGGCCACCTGAAGGACGCATGA